In Fragaria vesca subsp. vesca linkage group LG5, FraVesHawaii_1.0, whole genome shotgun sequence, the genomic stretch NNNNNNNNNNNNNNNNNNNNNNNNNNNNNNNNNNNNNNNNNNNNNNNNNNNNNNNNNNNNNNNNNNNNNNNNNNNNNNNNNNNNNNNNNNNNNNNNNNNNNNNNNNNNNNNNNNNNNNNNNNNNNNNNNNNNNNNNNNNNNNNNNNNNNNNNNNNNNNNNNNNNNNNNNNNNNNNNNNNNNNNNNNNNNNNNNNNNNNNNNNNNNNNNNNNNNNNNNNNNNNNNNNNNNNNNNNNNNNNNNNNNNNNNNNNNNNNNNNNNNNNNNNNNNNNNNNNNNNNNNNNNNNNNNNNNNNNNNNNNNNNNNNNNNNNNNNNNNNNNNNNNNNNNNNNNNNNNNNNNNNNNNNNNNNNNNNNNNNNNNNNNNNNNNNNNNNNNNNNNNNNNNNNNNNNNNNNNNNNNNNNNNNNNNNNNNNNNNNNNNNNNNNNNNNNNNNNNNNNNNNNNNNNNNNNNNNNNNNNNNNNNNNNNNNNNNNNNNNNNNNNNNNNNNNNNNNNNNNNNNNNNNNNNNNNNNNNNNNNNNNNNNNNNNNNNNNNNNNNNNNNNNNNNNNNNNNNNNNNNNNNNNNNNNNNNNNNNNNNNNNNNNNNNNNNNNNNNNNNNNNNNNNNNNNNNNNNNNNNNNNNNNNNNNNNNNNNNNNNNNNNNNNNNNNNNNNNNNNNNNNNNNNNNNNNNNNNNNNNNNNNNNNNNNNNNNNNNNNNNNNNNNNNNNNNNNNNNNNNNNNNNNNNNNNNNNNNNNNNNNNNNNNNNNNNNNNNNNNNNNNNNNNNNNNNNNNNNNNNNNNNNNNNNNNNNNNNNNNNNNNNNNNNNNNNNNNNNNNNNNNNNNNNNNNNNNNNNNNNNNNNNNNNNNNNNNNNNNNNNNNNNNNNNNNNNNNNNNNNNNNNNNNNNNNNNNNNNNNNNNNNNNNNNNNNNNNNNNNNNNNNNNNNNNNNNNNNNNNNNNNNNNNNNNNNNNNNNNNNNNNNNNNNNNNNNNNNNNNNNNNNNNNNNNNNNNNNNNNNNNNNNNNNNNNNNNNNNNNNNNNNNNNNNNNNNNNNNNNNNNNNNNNNNNNNNNNNNNNNNNNNNNNNNNNNNNNNNNNNNNNNNNNNNNNNNNNNNNNNNNNNNNNNNNNNNNNNNNNNNNNNNNNNNNNNNNNNNNNNNNNNNNNNNNNNNNNNNNNNNNNNNNNNNNNNNNNNNNNNNNNNNNNNNNNNNNNNNNNNNNNNNNNNNNNNNNNNNNNNNNNNNNNNNNNNNNNNNNNNNNNNNNNNNNNNNNNNNNNNNNNNNNNNNNNNNNNNNNNNNNNNNNNNNNNNNNNNNNNNNNNNNNNNNNNNNNNNNNNNNNNNNNNNNNNNNNNNNNNNNNNNNNNNNNNNNNNNNNNNNNNNNNNNNNNNNNNNNNNNNNNNNNNNNNNNNNNNNNNNNNNNNNNNNNNNNNNNNNNNNNNNNNNNNNNNNNNNNNNNNNNNNNNNNNNNNNNNNNNNNNNNNNNNNNNNNNNNNNNNNNNNNNNNNNNNNNNNNNNNNNNNNNNNNNNNNNNNNNNNNNNNNNNNNNNNNNNNNNNNNNNNNNNNNNNNNNNNNNNNNNNNNNNNNNNNNNNNNNNNNNNNNNNNNNNNNNNNNNNNNNNNNNNNNNNNNNNNNNNNNNNNNNNNNNNNNNNNNNNNNNNNNNNNNNNNNNNNNNNNNNNNNNNNNNNNNNNNNNNNNNNNNNNNNNNNNNNNNNNNNNNTTCGACAAGATACATATAGAGAAGGTTGTATATATATAGATATATAGTATTTTTTATACCATTATATATGGTAACATTCATTACGGGACATTTCTAATATTTTTTTTTATTGAAGACTCTTATAACTTAAGTTTTTCAAATATTTTAAAAGTACAGATCGCTATAAGTATTGGTCAAGCATAAACCATCAGGTAAGGAACTCTTCAGCCCAAGTTCGATTCATGCTAGTTGAAATGTACTATTCAAAATATCGAGCTCACAAACTCCCACTAACGAATAAGAGACTATGTTAGTACTAGGCTATAGCTTACGTGTCACCGTCCGCTTATTTTAATATGGTTTATATCATATGAAATTCATCACTCTTAATTTGACAATTAACTAGATCTCGGACACCGAAAGACGACCTATGAAATTCATGTGTTTGACTGTTGACCATGGTAAGAGGGCAGCAAATGTTCAAATAGAAATGACCATTTAAAAACAAAATATACATTTTTCTCAGAGAAATGTCAAGAGATATTCTTTTGATTTTTTAGACGCATTTACCACGTGCAAAAGGGAGAAAGACAAATACTTTCAAAAAAAGAAAAAGGGAGAAAAACAAATAAACAAAAAAGTAGTCAAAAATCCAAAAATCCCAAAACATGAACATTGGGAAACACAAAGCCAAATGGTCTCAGCTTATCTATCTATATACATGATCCAGTAGACCTCCTTATAGAAACCATTATTATAAATACTGTGATCCTTCACCCACACCTTCCCTATTTATTATTCACCTCAACTCTTTCTTACAAAACCACAGAGTTCTTGTGTCCTTTGTCAATTCTTAGTCTGTGGTTTTTCTTTTCTGGTGAACAAGAATGGAGGGTGTGGATCATTTGGCTCACGAAAGGAGCAAGGCCCAGTTCGATGTTGACCACATGAAGGTCGTCTGGGCCGGCTCCCGCCACACCCTGGAGGTCTCCGATCGGATTGCTCGCCTCGTCGCCTCCGATCCGGTAATTTTTTTTTCTCATTATTTTCACAGTTTTGGATTAAAGATTCAGTCTTTTAGTTCTTAGCTCAAATGGGTCCAACCGAAGCTTTCGTTTTTGTGATTCTACTGCTTAAAGATTGTAGCTTTATGATGAGTTTGGAATTGGGGAATCTCTGAAGTGCTAAAATGCTAATGCAATTGTGAATTTAGGTTCTCTTTTGATTTTTTGGTAATGATTTTTTTTTGTGGTTGTGTTATTAGGTGTTTAAAAAGGATGATAGGACTAGGCTAAGTAGGAAGGACTTGTTTAAAGACACTCTGAGAAAAGCAGCTCATGTCTGGAAGCGGATCACCGAGCTTAAACTTACTGGTAGGTGTCGCAATGTTTTACGGATTGATTGTTGTTTAGTTTGTTTATTGTTTTCGTCGTGGTTGACCGGTTCTGAGTATGCTGCTGTCAATTGCAGAAGAAGAGGCATCCAAGTTGAGGTTTTATGTCGATCAACCTGCATATATGGATCTTCACTGGGTAAGCTCGGTTTTATATTTGGTCGTAGTGTATTCTAGTTTGCTGCATTGTCATGTCTTCAAGACATTGTCTTGTATGTGTTGATCGCTTTTTTTCTTAGAGTTAGTGTGTTTCTTGTATGGTAAGCTTTGTGCAGATTCTTCTAGGATTTAGTAGTTTAGAAATTAGGATGTATAGATTGTAGTTGTCTGAAGAAGCTGAGTTTCTCTTCAGGGAATGTTTATTCCTTTTATTAAAGGATCAGGTACTGAGGAGCAGCAAAAGAAATGGCTGCCATTGGCATACAAGATGCAAATTATTGGTTGCTATGCACAGACTGAACTTGGCCATGGCTCCAATGTCCAAGGGCTTGAGACCACTGCAAATTTTGATCCAAAGACAGACGAGTTTGTTATTCATAGCCCTACGCTAACCTCAAGCAAAGTAAGCAATTTTGATAATATTGTTTTTCTACTATTTTATTTCTTGTGTTCTTAGTGATGCTTATCGATAATAACAAACTTGTGGCAGGGAGTTGTCCTTGATTACTTTTTGCATTTTGTCTAGACATCTCAACCATGATGTGGCATTCTGTTTTATTCTCCATGGTCACAATATCTAAATTAGGTTGTTGATGCTTTTCCTTCGTTGTTGTGAGTAGTGGTGGCCTGGTGGTTTGGGAAAAGTTTCAACTCACGCTGTTGTTTTTGCCCGTCTTATTACTGATGGTCAAGACCATGGAGTGAATGGTAATCACTAAGCAAACAATTTTTGCAAGTTCTAATATAAAGTGAATGACTAATGGTTTAACTGTGAAAATATACTCACTTTTAGGTTTCATCGTCCAACTTCGGAGCTTGGATGATCACTTGCCACTTCCAGGCGTAACTGTTGGTGATATCGGAATGAAATTTGGAAGTGGAGCATACAACTCCATGGACAATGGTGTCCTAAGATTTGATCATGTGCGCATCCCAAGGGACCACATGTTGATGAGGTATGTACTTCTCATTGAGTGTACAGATGGGATGCTTGTGCTGATGTATAAATTTTTTAGCTGCACATATAATTGGGAACTTGCATGGATAGATAAGATGGTTCTGATAATTCTTGTGAATGTGCCAGAGTCTCACAAGTTACACGAGAAGGAAAAGTTGTTCAGTCCAATGTTCCAAGACAACTACTTTATGGAACTATGGTTTTTGTTCGCCAAACAATTGTGGCTGATGCTTCCTCTGCATTGTCGCGGGCAGTATGTATTGCTACTAGGTACAGTGCTGTTCGTCGACAGTTTGGTTCAAATGACGGTGGTGTTGAGACACAGGTATGGTCTAAGTTATCCTCTTCATAATTTAGAGATGCCAGTTTCTTTGTTTGTTCTGACTTCTGAACATGATGTATCCGGTGTTTTTGGTTCAATTTTTTAGGTGATTGATTACAAGACTCAACAAAGCAGACTATTCCCCCTGCTGGCTTCCGCCTATGCTTTCAGATTTGTTGGTGAGTGGTTGAAATGGCTATATACGGATGTAACACAAAAACTGCAAGCAAATGATTTTTCTACATTGCCTGAGGCTCATGCGTGCACTGCGGGTTTAAAGTCATTGACTACTTCTGCAACTGCTGTACGTGATTATTCCTGCCCTTGCCTCTCCTTTTTTCTTCTTTTTGGGAGGTCATTTGGTTCATAGGTGTGCACGCACGAGAAAGATAGCCCTTCCGATATCACTGAGTTTTTTTTGTTACTCAATATTTTCCTCTTTTCTTTTGGCAGGATGCCATTGAAGAATGCCGGAAATTATGTGGTGGTCATGGTTACCTTTCTAGCAGTGGGCTCCCTGAGTTGTTTGCTGTTTATATCCCGGCGTGTACATATGAAGGAGACAATATTGTTCTACTTCTACAGGTCTGTGGTTTGAAAATCCAAGATGTTACTTGTTTTTCACTAGACCCTTGTAGATTACTGCATGGAATTTGCCTTTGTTGAATCAGATTCAACGGATTCCATCAATATTTCTTTATTTGTATTAAACTGCTGAAAAATGTCTTCAGGTTGCAAGGTTTCTCATGAAGACTGTTTCTCAGCTACCGTCTGGTAAAAAACCCATTGGAACAACTTCCTACATGGGCCGCGCAGAACATTTGCTCCAATCTTGTTGTAATGTTCAGAAAGGTTCGATATTGTTAATTATCAAAGAGTTGTTGGTTTCCTTTTTCTATTTGTCAAATACGGGGTTAGTAAATTTTACAGTGTCAAAGGATAATTTGTGCTATATTAATATGCATACAGTATATACATACTGGTTAGCTATACCTTTTGAATACCTTGAAGAGTTCAACTACACGCTTTTATTGCTTACTATTGCAATTTCATGCAGCTGAGGATTGGTTGAAGCCTAGTGTAATACTGGAGGCTTTTGAAGCAAGGGCTATGAGAATGTCTGTTGCCTGTGCCAAAGACCTCAGCAAGTTCACAAATCCAGAAGAGGGTGGGTTTGAGTTCTTTTGGCTCGTTGTTTGCCTTTTTCTTTTATCATCACATATAATTTTAATGAGTAAATGAAGAATTTTCATCAAAGTATTCATAGAGAATACTTTTACAGGTAGTATCTTTCAATTTTTTCCCCTTGGTGAGGCATCAGTTAGGTGCTTCTATATATCCCTTCAACTATGTATTTAGAACTGTAAATTACTTTCCATTCATATTTCTTGAACTTATGCCATTACATTTGGAGTGTTTGATAATTTTCATGGTTCTCTACTTCAGGCTTTGCGGAACTCTCACCTAATTTGGTCGATGCAGCAGTTGCTCATTGCCAATTGATTGTTGTTTCAAAGTAAAGCTCATTCCTTTCTATCATGTTAATTCTATTTACAGTTTTGAAATTCAAATACTTCCTTGGGTTTTGACCTCCTCCCTGCATAAAGGTGTTCTTTATGAAGCTCTACTTGTTGGATGACTTAGGCACCACTGGGAGGAATTAAATTCTTAGAGACCTGTAATTCTATAAAAAAAAATTACCTTCTTAATAAGTTTCCCTTTCATGATAGGTTCATTGAGAAACTGCAACAAGACATACCCGGGAAGGGAGTGAAAGAACAATTGCAGATCCTCTGTAATGTATATGCTTTATTTCTTGTTCACAAACATCTGGGTGATTTCCTCTCCACTGGAAGTATCACAGCCAAACAAGGTTCACTCGCCAATGATCAGCTTAGATCTCTATATTCCCAGGTTTCCCTTCAGCATCTCTCTTGTAAGATCTACTTCATTATTTGAATGTTACTGTCATCTGATTATTGTGTCATTATTTATAATAGGTCCGCCCCAATGCCATTGCCCTTGTTGATGCATTTAACTACACTGACCACTACCTTAGCTCAATTCTTGGCCGATATGATGGTAATGTGTACCCGAAACTTTACGAGGAGGCGTGGAAAGATCCTTTGAATGACACGGTTGTGCCAGAGGGATATCATGAATACATCCAACCTTTGCTGAAGCAACAGCTCCGAAATTCAAGGCTATGATTATAAACAGGCTATTATGATTGTGTTGTTGCCAATAAAGCTAGCAGAGCTATTTGTTTCCCAAAAGAAATTATACTTATGCCAGGGAAAGACTTTCTTACATATTAGAATGAAAATTAAAAGAACTGGGATGTTGTAAAACGGTATATGGTAGATCGTTAATAAAGCTATTCATTGTTCATGGCCCCTTTATTCTGCAATTCTCACAAGGTTAGAATTAGAAAGGGCCGTTTTTACACTCAAGTCGAGATGGTGGTTTCAGTGGTTGTAAAAAGCCATGGCCCTGTGGTTCATGCTACAGGAGAATCGGTTTACCATCAACTTGCGGAAGTCGGTTCAAGCTTATGCACTATTTGCTTGGACTATAGGGATCTTGGTGATTCGGCATGATATGCAATATGAACGTGACTCATGGTTGAGGCTGAGACGTCCAACTCATTCCTCAGCCAACTCTTTGGCAGTTTGGCTGACACTAGATATTGACATTCGTATGTATCAATCTTCCAAGTTCCAACCAATTCGTCCAACTCTCTCTTAGTCCCATTCACATATGGATGTTTTGAATTTGAACGTGGAGTTTAATAATCTGAAGTAATACTTCATTTATATACATACCAATTTTAGAAAAAATTAGTCTAATTGAAAAATATCTAACAGTAGCAGTGTGTCCGTTCCAATTTTATTTGACGGACTACAATATTTTTCGAGATTATATTGTTCAACGAATAATTTGGTTGCACAATAGTGAAAAATAGCAAAAGGGCTTCTTAATTGGCTAAGAGTTTTTACAGAAACAAGAAAAAAATACGTGAACATCATCAATTTGGTAAATCACACCATGTCCTAGCAGTTATTGGAAACGTTGATCTTATAATATGGCTTAATTTTGAGAGTTACTATAGATAGGTATCTGAAAGATCAACATAAACATATACCGATCGATCGAACTAGAAGTAAACACAGAAGCAAAGCTAGAGGTACTGAGCTAGACCTGAAGATCGATCGTGCATGAAACTTACTCCATCCTGATGATATTAACTAGTTGAATCAGATGTGCCCGAGCTAGCCTGATACGAACTGTCAATCCTCATGTCTTTGTCTCTGCATATAATGCAAATGGTCCAGCCCCCTATCATCAGTTCCGAAAGTGTCTGAAATGCTGCAGCAGCTTGCTGTATTATTTCTTTGCGCGAGAGTACCATCTCAACCACCACTTCCTCAGCTGTCTCCCTCCCACCCTTCACCTCGCTAGCTTGTCACGCATATATATATATATGCATGTAATGTAAGCCACTAGCTACATGCTTAATTGAGCTCATTCCATACATGGACCATGCCAGCTGCAGCTGCTGCGAGCTCTATATATCTTCGATCCTTCGTTCTCCATCTTTATCTCACAGGAGATCAACCTGCAAGTCAACTCGCGATAGTGACTAAACCTTCAAGTTAATGGTTGCTTGACAAAATAATTTGCAGCCGAATCTTGCTTTAACCTGCAAGTTAATATTTTCTATAATGATAATTGATAAACATGTCTTAATTCCTTGATCTAGCTTCATCTCATGTTAATCATGTAGACCTACGTCCTGCCACTAGCTTGGTAAACTCACCTAATTAATCGCCGGATTGCCGGAACTGCAAGAAATTGATGGCTGTATGACAAAAACTAATCAACTTGCTGGCCAATGTTGTCGATCTTTTAACGATGTCTGATCTAGTAGAAACACGTTAGAATATCGTGTGTGGTTTACAACGGATCGAGCTGGCTTGCTTGCTTGCATATGTAGGTAAGTGCTTGGAGTTGATGATCTGAAATTATGAATTCAATTAAAAGGACCAATGTTGATCATGTTCGTGCGGTCTTGAAATCATCTTGTGGTCTTGATTCATCCTTGTTGAGTTAATTAGTATGATTGATTAAAAAAAGGTTTAGACTTCAAGTGTTCAAGTCTTCAGTTGGCCGGGGTGGGGAAAGTCGATTTTTACCTATACAGTAGTATTTCTTTCTGTCAGAGTTTATAGAAACTCAGAAAATGTGGGGTTTGTAGAATTGAGGGCCAGAGGCCTCAAGGTCGGTCTGTGAATTTGTTGCTCATCATGAGTTGAACGTTCTATCATGTTCAACGTCACATCAGTGCAACTGCTTGGTATTTATGGTTTCTGTAAACTACTGTTTACGTTTAGAGAAGTGAACAGAAGAGAATAGAAGAAAATAATAGTACGTACTATTTTATTCTACGCGTCCTGATGACTTGATGAGTTCTAATTCTCATTTTCGCATTGTAATCTGACCAAAATTCATTTTCAAACCACGATAAAGTCAGAAAATTATTCTATCACGACGTGCAAATAATATGTACAATCTTAGTCATTTATATATTGAGATCTTCTACATGTCTAATAAAATCATAAATCTTAATCATTTACATAATATCATGTATTTACACCCCGTACACATAAAGTCTTATGGTCCAACAAGTAGCATGTGAAATCCACTTTTCGATCACAAGATGTCAATCAGGTTGTGTCACATATGCAAAGTTTCACTCCACTAGCTTAAAAATCGTTAACAAACATACAAATTTTAGAATTAAATCAATAAATGAACTATTTTAAATCTGTCCCACTTGAATCATTTATGTTCGTGATGAAAAAATCGTTAAGTCCTTCAAACTTGTATTTATCATTATGAACACGAACAATTCAAAT encodes the following:
- the LOC101295713 gene encoding peroxisomal acyl-coenzyme A oxidase 1-like, whose protein sequence is MEGVDHLAHERSKAQFDVDHMKVVWAGSRHTLEVSDRIARLVASDPVFKKDDRTRLSRKDLFKDTLRKAAHVWKRITELKLTEEEASKLRFYVDQPAYMDLHWGMFIPFIKGSGTEEQQKKWLPLAYKMQIIGCYAQTELGHGSNVQGLETTANFDPKTDEFVIHSPTLTSSKWWPGGLGKVSTHAVVFARLITDGQDHGVNGFIVQLRSLDDHLPLPGVTVGDIGMKFGSGAYNSMDNGVLRFDHVRIPRDHMLMRVSQVTREGKVVQSNVPRQLLYGTMVFVRQTIVADASSALSRAVCIATRYSAVRRQFGSNDGGVETQVIDYKTQQSRLFPLLASAYAFRFVGEWLKWLYTDVTQKLQANDFSTLPEAHACTAGLKSLTTSATADAIEECRKLCGGHGYLSSSGLPELFAVYIPACTYEGDNIVLLLQVARFLMKTVSQLPSGKKPIGTTSYMGRAEHLLQSCCNVQKAEDWLKPSVILEAFEARAMRMSVACAKDLSKFTNPEEGFAELSPNLVDAAVAHCQLIVVSKFIEKLQQDIPGKGVKEQLQILCNVYALFLVHKHLGDFLSTGSITAKQGSLANDQLRSLYSQVRPNAIALVDAFNYTDHYLSSILGRYDGNVYPKLYEEAWKDPLNDTVVPEGYHEYIQPLLKQQLRNSRL